In Brevibacterium zhoupengii, the following are encoded in one genomic region:
- a CDS encoding APC family permease yields the protein MTMATLRQQLFRVKPVPQQGESPESDLKRTIGLFSLTMIGVGSTIGTGIFFILSESVPVAGPAVIWSFVIAGLVAGLAVICYAELAGSVPVSGSSYSYAYATLGELPAMGVAACLLLEYGVAGAAVAVGWSQYVNQLLFNLFGFEIPHALAYAPEEGGIVNLPAILLLVMCCFLLVRGTGESVVINTVMVCTKIGVLLFFVLVGVTGWNVDNFADFAPFGFSGVVAGSGLIFFSYVGMDAVATAGDETKNPKKTMPRALIAALIIVTTVYVLVAVAALSAQPWQEFEGQTAGLSAILENIVGAQWPGTVVAAGAVISIFSVTLVSIYGQTRILFTMSRDGMMPKLFGEVNPRTLTPVKGTIVVTVVIAILAGFIPLNFLAEMTSIGTLVAFVVVSMAVIILRVREPNLERGFKVPFYPVLPVLAIIGCLWIISNLQVITIVVFLIWTAVILGLYFIFGRKSSVLGKQRAEQERIGGSDPAGGKL from the coding sequence ATGACAATGGCAACTTTGCGACAGCAGCTGTTCCGAGTGAAACCGGTCCCGCAGCAGGGCGAGAGTCCGGAGAGCGACCTCAAACGTACGATCGGCCTGTTCTCTCTGACCATGATCGGCGTCGGATCGACCATCGGCACCGGCATCTTCTTCATCCTCTCCGAGTCGGTGCCCGTGGCCGGACCCGCAGTGATCTGGTCCTTCGTCATCGCCGGCCTCGTCGCCGGCCTCGCGGTCATCTGCTATGCGGAGCTGGCCGGCAGTGTGCCGGTGTCTGGGTCCTCCTACTCCTACGCCTATGCGACGCTCGGCGAGCTGCCAGCCATGGGAGTCGCGGCCTGTCTCCTCCTCGAATACGGGGTCGCGGGTGCCGCGGTCGCCGTCGGCTGGTCACAGTACGTCAACCAGCTGCTGTTCAACCTCTTCGGCTTCGAGATCCCCCACGCCCTGGCCTACGCGCCGGAAGAAGGCGGGATCGTCAACCTGCCCGCGATCCTGCTGCTGGTCATGTGCTGCTTCCTGCTGGTCCGCGGCACCGGGGAATCGGTCGTCATCAACACCGTCATGGTGTGCACGAAGATCGGCGTCCTCCTGTTCTTCGTACTTGTCGGAGTCACCGGCTGGAACGTCGACAACTTCGCCGACTTCGCGCCCTTCGGATTCTCCGGGGTGGTGGCAGGCTCGGGCCTCATCTTCTTCAGCTACGTCGGCATGGATGCAGTCGCCACGGCCGGCGATGAGACGAAGAACCCGAAGAAGACCATGCCCCGGGCGCTCATCGCCGCCCTCATCATCGTCACCACTGTCTACGTTCTGGTCGCCGTCGCGGCTCTGTCGGCTCAGCCCTGGCAGGAGTTCGAGGGGCAGACGGCCGGGCTGTCGGCGATTCTTGAGAACATCGTCGGCGCCCAGTGGCCAGGCACCGTCGTCGCCGCCGGTGCCGTGATCTCGATCTTCTCCGTCACGCTCGTCTCGATCTACGGCCAGACCCGCATCCTGTTCACGATGTCACGCGACGGAATGATGCCCAAGCTCTTCGGCGAGGTCAATCCCCGTACGCTCACCCCGGTCAAGGGCACGATCGTCGTGACCGTGGTCATCGCCATCCTGGCCGGGTTCATTCCGCTGAACTTCCTCGCCGAGATGACGAGCATCGGCACCCTCGTGGCCTTCGTCGTCGTGTCCATGGCCGTCATCATCCTGCGTGTGCGCGAACCCAATCTGGAGCGCGGCTTCAAGGTGCCCTTCTACCCGGTCCTGCCGGTGCTCGCGATCATCGGCTGCCTGTGGATCATCAGCAACCTGCAGGTCATCACGATCGTCGTCTTCCTCATCTGGACGGCGGTCATCCTCGGCCTGTACTTCATCTTCGGTCGCAAGTCCTCGGTGCTCGGCAAGCAGCGGGCAGAACAAGAACGCATTGGCGGATCCGATCCTGCGGGAGGGAAACTATGA
- a CDS encoding helix-turn-helix transcriptional regulator, translating into MTALNSDRFDQKVRETLDLLAGISEPLARALGEGCEVVVHDLTNLDNSVFAIAGGVTGREVGAPPTNLLLQHVLSGAQGDVIGYPTSLPGGRTGRSSTIIIREPESGTPMAALCLNIDVTNVRVAHELLGSLLSTPPAVAETSDEPDTGEVFPHTVSELTSQIVAEVIESADVPVELMKKSHKLEVVAELDRRGVFQVKEAVAGVASALDVTRYTIYNYINELQGKAPEGQS; encoded by the coding sequence GTGACAGCGCTCAATTCGGATCGCTTTGACCAGAAGGTTCGGGAGACCCTCGACCTGCTGGCGGGGATCAGCGAGCCTCTTGCTCGGGCCCTGGGCGAGGGCTGCGAGGTCGTCGTCCACGACCTCACTAACCTCGATAACTCGGTCTTCGCCATCGCGGGCGGAGTCACCGGCCGTGAGGTGGGCGCTCCGCCGACCAACCTGCTCCTGCAGCACGTGCTCAGCGGGGCGCAGGGCGATGTCATCGGCTATCCGACGTCGCTGCCCGGCGGTCGCACCGGGCGGTCGAGCACGATCATCATTCGGGAGCCGGAATCGGGCACTCCGATGGCTGCCCTGTGTCTCAACATCGACGTCACCAACGTCAGAGTCGCCCACGAGCTGCTCGGCTCGCTGCTCTCGACTCCACCTGCGGTCGCCGAGACCAGCGATGAACCCGATACCGGTGAGGTCTTCCCCCACACGGTCAGCGAACTGACGTCTCAGATCGTCGCCGAGGTGATCGAGAGTGCCGATGTCCCCGTCGAACTGATGAAGAAGTCCCACAAGCTCGAGGTCGTCGCTGAACTCGACCGCCGTGGAGTCTTCCAAGTCAAAGAAGCCGTGGCCGGAGTCGCCTCGGCGTTGGACGTCACCCGCTACACGATCTACAACTACATCAACGAGCTCCAAGGCAAAGCTCCGGAAGGACAGTCATGA
- a CDS encoding ArsR/SmtB family transcription factor, producing the protein MADQLTKVFAALADPTRRDMVARLSIADATVNELAEPYEVSVQAVSKHLKVLEDSGLVTRTRDAQRRPVHLEDNVFDLMTKWIERYRQQAEERYQRLDAVLDEMNADEDSENTDLTATSARGSAQESSKGA; encoded by the coding sequence GTGGCAGATCAGCTGACAAAGGTGTTCGCAGCCCTGGCCGACCCGACTCGACGAGACATGGTCGCCAGGCTGTCCATCGCCGACGCCACGGTCAACGAACTCGCCGAACCCTACGAAGTCAGCGTTCAGGCCGTGTCGAAACACCTCAAGGTGCTCGAGGACTCCGGTCTGGTCACTCGCACCCGTGACGCCCAACGCAGACCAGTCCACCTCGAAGACAATGTGTTCGATCTGATGACGAAATGGATCGAGAGATACAGACAACAGGCCGAAGAACGCTACCAACGCCTCGACGCCGTACTCGATGAGATGAACGCGGACGAGGACTCAGAGAACACGGACCTCACAGCCACCTCGGCGAGGGGATCCGCACAAGAATCAAGCAAAGGAGCATGA
- a CDS encoding CGNR zinc finger domain-containing protein: MDFEHVGNAHCLELANSIPDRQETGERDWLRSAEIAGEWARSLDLALASPPSSRELADLRAFREDVFATFTAIASGAEVPQHGLDSIAAAQARGLKVRGYRPSGRAIVRAWPQTWGVPDLIARFADSALTELTGDRLDRVKSCPSCGWLFFDTSRNRSRRWCSMQTCGGRDKALRHYRKTRD; this comes from the coding sequence ATGGATTTTGAACACGTCGGCAATGCGCACTGCTTGGAACTCGCCAACTCGATCCCCGACCGGCAGGAGACCGGTGAACGAGATTGGCTGAGGTCCGCAGAGATCGCAGGCGAATGGGCCCGATCGCTTGACCTCGCTCTGGCATCTCCGCCGTCGAGCCGAGAGCTCGCAGACCTGCGCGCCTTCAGGGAAGACGTCTTCGCGACATTCACGGCGATCGCCTCGGGGGCGGAGGTGCCGCAGCACGGTCTGGACTCCATTGCCGCTGCGCAGGCCCGGGGCCTGAAAGTTCGGGGATATCGGCCGTCGGGGCGAGCGATCGTCCGTGCCTGGCCACAGACGTGGGGTGTGCCGGACCTTATTGCTCGCTTCGCGGATTCGGCGCTGACAGAGCTGACCGGCGATCGACTTGATCGGGTCAAGTCGTGTCCGAGCTGCGGATGGCTCTTCTTCGACACATCACGCAATCGCAGTCGACGCTGGTGTTCGATGCAGACCTGCGGAGGTCGCGACAAGGCGCTGCGGCACTACCGGAAGACTCGCGACTGA
- a CDS encoding MFS transporter codes for MNSPFRWLWTGAGLSNLGDGITLTALPLISLAAGAGPGEVALVTTVATIAWPVFGLHAGWLVDRLSPQRLLAAVNGLRALALVGLSATIAFDSSVTIAVFAAAFVYGLAETLVDTSLIAGIPRTVSRTKLTGANSRIEATINIANQLAGPPLAGLLLGATGLLAAASGGGLYALAAIAGIGLIRSMHRRAPGDCNANHDTDSGRTPGSSRSKSARDTSNQRGLQRVREGMRFLWRHRLQRELTLLTAAMSLVWGAWTATFVLYAVTPGPLNLSSAAYGWLLTAMAIGGIISSALTERLQARFSTSALLFIDAIGTLGLVLPAALGAPLPIIIVGLVTAGAGSTIWRILVAVIRQQTTPNHLIGRVYSASRVVSWGALPLGAALAALGVETMGLPGVFWISSGLSIGICGWLTAAMPRMQARIAYAEAETTTTSAGAGANLFNPTVDKESNQA; via the coding sequence ATGAACTCACCATTCCGCTGGCTGTGGACCGGGGCAGGCCTGTCGAACCTCGGCGACGGCATCACCCTCACGGCACTGCCCCTCATCTCTCTTGCTGCGGGCGCAGGACCGGGCGAAGTCGCACTCGTAACGACGGTCGCAACCATCGCGTGGCCAGTCTTCGGACTGCACGCAGGATGGCTCGTCGACCGCCTCTCACCCCAACGGCTGCTTGCCGCGGTCAACGGATTGCGTGCGCTCGCACTTGTCGGACTGTCGGCCACCATCGCCTTCGACTCCTCAGTCACGATCGCCGTCTTCGCAGCGGCCTTCGTCTACGGCCTGGCGGAGACCCTGGTCGACACATCCCTCATCGCCGGCATTCCCCGCACGGTCTCGCGAACCAAGCTCACCGGCGCGAACTCACGCATCGAAGCGACCATCAACATCGCGAATCAGCTCGCCGGTCCACCCCTTGCAGGCCTGCTCCTCGGCGCCACCGGACTCCTCGCCGCAGCATCGGGCGGCGGACTGTATGCACTCGCTGCAATCGCCGGCATCGGTCTGATCCGCTCGATGCACCGCCGCGCACCGGGCGACTGCAACGCCAACCATGACACCGACAGTGGCCGCACGCCCGGAAGCTCACGTTCAAAATCCGCGCGAGACACCTCGAATCAGCGCGGCCTGCAGAGGGTCAGGGAAGGCATGCGTTTCCTCTGGAGGCATCGCCTGCAACGCGAGCTCACACTGCTGACCGCGGCCATGAGCTTAGTCTGGGGCGCATGGACCGCAACATTCGTCCTTTATGCAGTCACTCCTGGCCCGCTCAACCTCAGCAGTGCTGCCTACGGCTGGCTGCTCACCGCAATGGCGATCGGCGGCATCATCTCCTCAGCCCTCACCGAGCGACTGCAGGCGAGATTCTCGACGTCCGCGCTGCTCTTCATCGATGCAATCGGCACGCTCGGCCTCGTGCTCCCGGCCGCGCTCGGCGCGCCCCTGCCGATCATCATCGTCGGGCTCGTCACAGCTGGAGCAGGCTCAACGATCTGGAGGATCCTCGTCGCCGTCATCCGACAGCAGACGACACCCAACCACCTCATCGGCAGGGTCTACTCCGCCTCCCGCGTCGTCAGCTGGGGAGCCCTTCCGCTCGGCGCAGCACTTGCCGCCCTCGGCGTCGAAACCATGGGGCTGCCCGGCGTCTTTTGGATCAGCAGCGGGCTGTCGATCGGGATCTGCGGCTGGCTCACAGCGGCAATGCCACGCATGCAGGCGAGGATCGCCTACGCAGAAGCTGAGACTACGACTACGAGTGCGGGCGCGGGCGCAAATTTATTCAACCCAACGGTTGACAAAGAATCGAACCAGGCCTAG
- a CDS encoding PLP-dependent cysteine synthase family protein — translation MTDTHDHAFAAVDDDIDRYDPQARRWLAGAIRAVKSDANRSSDTHLLHVPLPSDWGIDLYLKDESSHPTGSLKHRLARSLFLHALCNGWIRPGRPVVEASSGSTAVSEAYFAQLIGVPFIAVMARSTSAQKISLIEFYGGTCHFVDNANEVYEVAADLAAESGGHYMDQFTYAERATDWRGNNNIAESIFDQMSSETHPEPSWIIATAGTGGTSATLARYVRYTGRATGICVADPDNSAFFAGWRDHDPAATTDQGSRIEGIGRQRVEASFIASSIDRMMHVPDAAAIASIQLLETLMGRRAGASTGTGLWAAFRIVSQMKAAGQTGSLVSLICDPGERYLDKYYSAQWLSEAAIDTTGYRERLDEFMTTGVLR, via the coding sequence ATGACCGACACCCACGATCACGCGTTCGCCGCTGTCGACGACGACATCGACCGCTACGATCCGCAAGCTCGCCGGTGGCTGGCCGGCGCCATCAGAGCGGTGAAGTCAGATGCCAACAGATCCTCGGACACGCACCTGCTGCATGTGCCGCTGCCTTCCGACTGGGGAATCGACCTCTATCTCAAAGACGAGTCGAGCCATCCCACCGGGTCACTCAAACACCGCTTGGCTCGCTCGCTCTTCCTCCACGCACTGTGCAACGGCTGGATTCGCCCTGGTCGCCCGGTCGTGGAGGCCTCGAGCGGATCGACTGCGGTCTCTGAGGCGTATTTCGCTCAACTCATCGGCGTCCCGTTCATCGCTGTCATGGCTCGATCGACGAGTGCTCAGAAGATCTCCCTCATCGAGTTCTACGGCGGCACCTGCCATTTCGTCGACAACGCCAATGAGGTCTACGAGGTCGCTGCTGATCTGGCTGCGGAGTCCGGCGGTCATTACATGGACCAGTTCACCTATGCCGAACGAGCCACGGACTGGCGCGGCAACAACAATATCGCCGAGTCGATCTTCGATCAGATGTCGAGTGAGACTCATCCCGAACCCTCCTGGATCATCGCCACCGCCGGCACGGGCGGCACCTCGGCGACCCTGGCCAGGTATGTTCGCTACACCGGTCGGGCCACCGGCATCTGCGTGGCCGATCCGGACAATTCGGCCTTCTTCGCCGGCTGGCGCGACCATGATCCAGCAGCGACGACTGATCAGGGGTCTCGGATCGAGGGCATCGGACGACAGCGGGTCGAGGCGAGCTTCATCGCGTCGAGCATCGACCGGATGATGCACGTTCCCGACGCTGCCGCCATCGCATCCATCCAGCTGCTCGAGACACTGATGGGGCGCCGTGCCGGGGCGTCGACGGGCACCGGCCTGTGGGCCGCATTCCGCATCGTGTCGCAGATGAAAGCGGCCGGACAGACGGGAAGCCTGGTGTCGCTGATCTGCGACCCCGGCGAGCGCTATCTCGACAAGTACTACTCAGCCCAATGGCTGTCCGAAGCCGCGATCGACACCACCGGCTACCGTGAACGCCTCGACGAATTCATGACGACAGGAGTCCTCAGATGA
- a CDS encoding RidA family protein, with amino-acid sequence MSSESTITPEARLDQRGLAIPDVAAPVAAYVPAVRTGQFIYTSGQLPVQNGQPIHTGKVGAEVSLEDAQAAARQCTLNALAAIRAITGDLSAIKRIVKVTGFVASTPDFTAQPQVINGASELLGEVFGDVGVHARSAVGVAVLPLDVPVEIEMIVEV; translated from the coding sequence ATGAGCAGCGAATCGACAATCACACCCGAAGCACGCCTCGACCAGCGCGGACTGGCGATCCCCGATGTTGCCGCGCCCGTGGCCGCCTATGTTCCCGCCGTGCGTACAGGTCAATTCATCTACACCTCGGGCCAGCTTCCCGTGCAGAACGGGCAGCCGATCCACACGGGCAAGGTCGGTGCCGAGGTCAGTCTCGAAGACGCCCAGGCCGCGGCCCGCCAGTGCACCCTCAACGCACTGGCCGCCATCCGCGCGATCACCGGTGATCTGTCTGCGATCAAACGCATCGTCAAGGTCACGGGCTTCGTCGCCAGCACACCGGACTTCACTGCTCAGCCGCAGGTGATCAATGGTGCCAGCGAGCTCCTCGGCGAGGTCTTCGGCGACGTCGGAGTCCATGCCCGCAGCGCTGTGGGTGTGGCGGTCCTGCCGCTGGATGTTCCGGTCGAGATCGAGATGATCGTCGAGGTCTGA
- a CDS encoding SRPBCC family protein, with protein MTTTNDTDYSTLQLDVPEGIQTVSITRDFKATPDKVFRAHTDPELFVKWSGPDTITNTIREWDAQTGGKWSFVSTDDNGEYGFFGSFHEVRENERIVQTFTFEGFPDAVNLEILTLTDLGDGRTRLQSTSVFDSLESRDGMVASGMEHGIREGYDKLEKMLAEG; from the coding sequence ATGACCACCACCAATGACACCGACTATTCGACTCTGCAGCTCGACGTCCCCGAGGGAATTCAGACCGTCTCGATCACTCGTGACTTCAAGGCCACTCCGGACAAGGTGTTCCGGGCCCACACCGATCCTGAGCTCTTCGTGAAATGGTCCGGACCCGACACGATCACGAACACGATTCGCGAATGGGACGCGCAGACCGGCGGGAAGTGGAGCTTCGTCTCGACCGACGACAACGGTGAGTACGGATTCTTCGGCTCCTTCCACGAGGTGCGGGAGAACGAGCGCATCGTCCAGACCTTTACCTTCGAAGGCTTCCCGGATGCCGTGAACCTCGAGATCCTCACGCTCACCGACCTCGGCGATGGGCGGACCCGCCTGCAGTCGACATCGGTCTTCGACTCACTCGAATCGCGCGACGGAATGGTCGCCTCCGGGATGGAGCACGGAATTCGCGAGGGCTATGACAAGCTCGAGAAGATGCTCGCGGAAGGGTGA
- a CDS encoding universal stress protein: MSIVVGIAPSQDNRPAVELGIVLARSYGHRLVAVAIDSAAWPMSPALFESEYQKKLRNVAEAALDEVRALLPDDIESECLVHSARSSRRGLLEMCQKENAFRLVVGPAADGKPGRIALGSVSTGLLHSASLPVALAPVGYRVVPEARLRRLTAAYSGSSTSADLILGAAVVSAESGVPFRIASFAPRSRVISAAGVGLDVESSVIDEWANVIRRDTDEILCSIDRLQIKPGETDVAIGTGSDWESALSAVEWEDPEIMMLGSSGLGALKRVSLGSHAMRILQHSPVPIVVVPRRAKSDYTSVAV, translated from the coding sequence ATGAGTATCGTCGTCGGCATCGCACCAAGTCAGGACAATAGGCCAGCCGTGGAGCTGGGGATCGTACTCGCACGGTCATACGGACACAGACTGGTGGCTGTAGCCATCGACTCCGCCGCCTGGCCGATGAGTCCCGCACTCTTCGAAAGCGAATACCAGAAGAAGCTGCGCAACGTCGCCGAGGCTGCCCTGGACGAGGTGCGGGCGCTCCTTCCCGATGACATCGAGTCCGAATGCCTCGTCCACAGTGCCCGTTCATCGCGACGGGGACTGCTCGAGATGTGCCAGAAGGAGAATGCGTTCCGCCTCGTCGTGGGTCCCGCCGCTGACGGGAAGCCGGGACGGATCGCCTTGGGCTCCGTCTCCACCGGGCTGCTGCACAGCGCCAGCCTGCCCGTGGCACTTGCCCCGGTCGGATACCGGGTTGTCCCGGAGGCTCGCCTGCGCAGGCTCACTGCCGCGTACAGCGGATCGTCGACCTCGGCGGACCTCATCCTCGGGGCCGCAGTGGTCTCTGCCGAATCCGGTGTGCCTTTCCGCATCGCCTCGTTCGCACCCCGGTCGCGGGTGATTTCGGCAGCCGGTGTGGGACTCGATGTCGAGTCCAGCGTGATCGATGAGTGGGCCAATGTGATCCGGCGAGACACCGACGAGATCCTGTGCTCGATCGATCGTCTCCAGATCAAGCCCGGCGAGACCGATGTCGCCATCGGGACAGGATCGGACTGGGAGAGCGCACTGTCCGCGGTCGAGTGGGAGGATCCCGAGATCATGATGCTCGGTTCCTCCGGCCTCGGGGCGCTCAAGCGGGTGTCATTGGGCAGCCACGCGATGCGGATTCTGCAGCACTCACCGGTGCCCATCGTCGTCGTGCCCCGCCGGGCGAAGTCTGATTACACCTCGGTGGCCGTCTGA
- a CDS encoding FAD-dependent oxidoreductase, whose translation MSAITVYGTEWCSDCMRSKRYFTTHNVGFDFIDVEADPGAEEEVRRLQGGERRIPTVVFADGTHLIEPTHQEIGEKLGIIPWAHREEYDLVVIGGGPTGLTAAIYAGRQGLSTLVVDSASFGGQAATTKRIDNYPGFPDGIGGGSLAETFLTHAEGENTELLSATTVLELLEAGDERVELALSNGQQIRARSVIVATGTTYRTLGAPGEEPLLGSRIHFCSTCDGPAYKGRSTLVVVGGGNSACEEALYLATLVDEVVMLQNLPELTADIVLRERVLADPKITVVTDTAITGFAEVDSSAPGTASVGAATVEAASVSVDFVHGPERLAARVSADAVFEFIGLRANSANFTSSLEVDGQGYILTGADHGTSMDRVYAAGDVRAGSTKQLVAAAGDAVSCFLAIRDRVLAEKERSLELA comes from the coding sequence ATGTCAGCAATCACCGTCTACGGCACCGAATGGTGCTCGGACTGCATGCGCAGCAAGCGCTACTTCACCACCCACAACGTCGGCTTCGACTTCATCGACGTCGAGGCTGACCCCGGGGCAGAAGAAGAGGTGCGCAGGCTGCAGGGAGGCGAGCGGAGGATTCCCACCGTGGTCTTCGCAGATGGCACTCACCTCATCGAACCGACCCACCAGGAGATCGGGGAGAAGCTGGGCATCATTCCCTGGGCACACCGTGAAGAGTACGACCTCGTGGTCATCGGGGGAGGCCCGACGGGGCTGACAGCCGCGATCTACGCCGGACGGCAAGGGCTGTCCACGCTCGTCGTCGATTCGGCCAGCTTCGGCGGTCAGGCGGCAACGACGAAGCGCATCGACAACTATCCGGGCTTCCCCGACGGCATCGGCGGCGGGAGCCTGGCTGAAACCTTCTTGACGCACGCCGAGGGGGAGAACACGGAGCTGCTCTCGGCGACCACTGTCCTCGAACTGCTGGAAGCGGGCGACGAACGGGTCGAACTCGCCTTGTCGAACGGGCAGCAGATCCGAGCCAGAAGCGTCATTGTGGCAACTGGGACGACCTATCGCACTCTCGGCGCACCGGGGGAGGAGCCTCTGTTGGGGAGCCGAATCCACTTCTGCTCGACGTGCGACGGACCGGCGTACAAGGGTCGGTCGACGCTTGTCGTCGTCGGCGGGGGAAACAGCGCCTGCGAGGAGGCTCTCTACCTTGCGACGCTGGTCGACGAGGTGGTCATGCTGCAGAACCTGCCCGAGCTGACCGCCGACATCGTTCTGCGTGAACGGGTGCTGGCCGACCCTAAGATCACCGTCGTCACCGACACCGCGATCACCGGATTCGCCGAGGTGGATTCCTCGGCCCCCGGGACCGCTTCGGTTGGGGCTGCCACGGTAGAGGCCGCCTCGGTGAGCGTGGATTTCGTCCACGGACCCGAACGCCTCGCGGCGCGCGTGAGCGCCGATGCGGTCTTCGAGTTCATCGGGCTGCGGGCCAATAGTGCGAACTTCACTTCGAGCCTCGAAGTGGACGGGCAGGGCTATATCCTCACCGGAGCCGACCATGGAACATCCATGGATCGTGTCTACGCCGCAGGTGATGTTCGCGCCGGCAGCACGAAGCAGCTCGTCGCGGCCGCCGGTGACGCCGTCTCCTGCTTCCTGGCCATCCGGGACCGTGTCCTCGCGGAGAAGGAGCGAAGCCTCGAGTTGGCCTAA
- a CDS encoding APC family permease gives MSALGNDATASGNLKRTIGIPGALGITFNQIVGGGVIALTGTAIAVTGGGTPLAYILATAVVMLVTAPIAALGAAMPTTGGAFTYASRLIHPVAGFANMWLWTLGNLSISIYGLAAGQYLHSLVPAIDPVVIALAMLAIFFVVNLLGASASSFVGIIIGVLMMSAFALFVVVGMFHVEWTVFAEPMPHGALELFKAAALLSFATRGGQVIAEMGDELKNPGRAIPIAALGGTLLSGLLYVVLAIPATGVLPIDQVAGQPMTLVAEHILNPAGLGFFIFGGAVLALVGSLNSNMLWGTKAILAAVEAGWFPGWLGSVNRRFGTPHWLLTLCSSSEWPRSCCHWTWRTSPMPPRRCSRSTR, from the coding sequence ATGTCAGCGCTTGGCAATGACGCCACGGCCTCAGGCAATCTCAAGAGGACCATTGGGATTCCCGGAGCCCTCGGAATCACGTTCAACCAGATCGTCGGCGGCGGAGTCATCGCCCTCACGGGCACGGCCATCGCCGTCACCGGAGGCGGGACGCCGCTGGCCTATATCCTCGCCACGGCAGTGGTCATGCTGGTCACCGCGCCCATCGCGGCCTTGGGTGCCGCGATGCCGACGACAGGCGGGGCCTTCACCTATGCCTCCAGGCTGATCCATCCGGTCGCGGGGTTCGCAAATATGTGGCTGTGGACTCTGGGTAACCTGTCCATCAGCATCTACGGTCTGGCGGCAGGGCAGTACCTGCATTCGCTCGTTCCGGCCATTGACCCGGTGGTCATCGCACTGGCGATGCTCGCGATCTTCTTCGTGGTCAATCTGCTGGGAGCCTCTGCCTCGTCCTTCGTCGGAATCATCATCGGGGTGCTGATGATGTCCGCCTTCGCGCTGTTCGTCGTCGTGGGCATGTTCCATGTCGAGTGGACGGTCTTCGCCGAGCCGATGCCTCATGGTGCGCTCGAACTGTTCAAGGCCGCGGCACTGCTCTCGTTCGCGACCCGCGGCGGGCAGGTGATCGCCGAGATGGGCGATGAGCTGAAGAATCCCGGTCGGGCGATTCCGATCGCGGCCCTCGGCGGGACACTGCTCTCGGGCCTGCTCTACGTGGTGCTGGCGATCCCGGCCACCGGAGTACTGCCCATCGACCAGGTTGCCGGGCAGCCGATGACTCTCGTCGCCGAGCACATCCTCAATCCGGCAGGGCTTGGCTTCTTCATCTTCGGGGGAGCCGTCCTCGCCCTCGTCGGGTCGCTGAACTCGAACATGCTGTGGGGTACGAAGGCGATCCTCGCGGCGGTCGAGGCCGGATGGTTTCCCGGCTGGCTCGGTTCCGTCAACCGTCGCTTCGGCACCCCGCATTGGCTGCTGACTCTGTGTTCCTCATCGGAGTGGCCCCGATCCTGCTGTCACTGGACATGGCGAACATCGCCAATGCCGCCTCGGCGCTGCAGCAGATCAACGCGGTGA
- a CDS encoding GntR family transcriptional regulator, with amino-acid sequence MPEPGSSQRPSSTLKSSAASTSNSIAVGAHIRHDIIKGVHPPGGKLREAALAKQYDVSRIPIREALRSLESEGLVESRPYSGSMVAPSPVEDAEDLFEIRIVLESATAKRAAKRAALQSNGEAPDERWRAIRKEINEILDAGDIVIGEERYEDLAVLNMRFHFAIAELSGSLSFVSLLRQISGKIEWLYSLNVTRRGPQAWPEHRDIIAAIDAGQETKAAEVMGQHVRRSRDSYFAMMAESPS; translated from the coding sequence ATGCCTGAACCTGGTTCTTCACAGCGGCCGAGTTCGACCCTGAAGTCGAGCGCGGCTTCGACCTCGAACAGCATCGCCGTCGGGGCGCATATCCGCCACGACATCATCAAGGGCGTGCACCCACCCGGTGGCAAGCTCCGCGAAGCGGCGCTGGCGAAGCAGTATGACGTCTCACGGATCCCGATTAGAGAGGCGCTTCGTTCCCTCGAGTCAGAAGGGCTCGTCGAGTCACGGCCCTACAGTGGCAGCATGGTCGCCCCGTCACCGGTCGAGGACGCCGAGGATCTGTTCGAAATCCGCATCGTCTTAGAATCCGCGACTGCCAAACGGGCGGCGAAGCGCGCCGCGCTACAGAGCAACGGTGAGGCCCCGGATGAGCGGTGGCGGGCGATCCGCAAGGAGATCAACGAGATCCTCGACGCCGGTGACATCGTCATCGGGGAGGAGCGCTACGAAGACCTCGCGGTGCTCAACATGCGCTTCCACTTCGCCATCGCCGAACTCAGCGGCAGCCTCTCCTTCGTCAGCCTGCTGCGCCAGATCTCGGGCAAGATCGAATGGCTCTACTCACTCAATGTCACCCGTCGCGGACCGCAGGCCTGGCCCGAGCATCGCGACATCATCGCCGCCATCGACGCGGGCCAGGAAACGAAGGCCGCCGAGGTGATGGGACAGCACGTGCGCCGCAGTCGCGACTCGTACTTCGCCATGATGGCCGAGTCGCCCTCCTAG